A portion of the Fusobacterium nucleatum genome contains these proteins:
- a CDS encoding leucyl aminopeptidase yields the protein MSFQCVKKYEDSYDKYVLAATSEKVVLPDYLDKESKKIAETIIKKNKFTAKASEKISMTLVNKKKVIEFIIIGLGEKKKLDAKNTRQYLFDGLKNIIGKVLFSFDNKDLDNIDILAEVVEHINYKFDKYFSKKKEEFLEVSYLTDKKVPKLIEGYELAKISNIVKDLVNEQAEVLNPKELADRATKLGKKFGFDVEILDEKKAQKLGMNAYLSVARAAHHRPYVIVMRYKGNAKSKYTFGLVGKGLTYDTGGLSLKPTDSMLTMRCDMGGAATMIGAMCSVAKMKLKKNVTCVVAACENSIGPNAYRPGDILTAMNGKTIEVTNTDAEGRLTLADALTYIVRKEKVNEVIDAATLTGAIMVALGEDVTGVFTNDEKMARKVIDASENWNEYFWQMPMFDLYKKNLKSSYADMQNTGVRWGGSTNAAKFLEEFIDDTKWVHLDIAGTAWASGANPYYSQKGATGQVFRTVYSYIKDNKN from the coding sequence ATGAGTTTTCAATGTGTAAAAAAATATGAAGATAGCTATGACAAATATGTCCTTGCAGCAACTTCTGAAAAAGTTGTACTACCAGATTATTTAGATAAAGAAAGCAAAAAAATTGCTGAAACAATTATCAAAAAAAATAAGTTTACTGCAAAAGCTTCTGAAAAAATTTCTATGACCCTTGTGAATAAGAAAAAAGTAATAGAGTTTATAATTATAGGCTTAGGTGAAAAGAAAAAATTAGATGCTAAAAATACAAGACAATACCTTTTTGATGGTTTAAAAAATATAATAGGAAAAGTATTATTCAGCTTTGACAACAAAGATTTAGATAATATAGATATTTTAGCTGAAGTAGTTGAACATATAAATTATAAATTTGATAAATATTTTTCAAAGAAAAAAGAAGAATTTTTAGAAGTTTCTTACTTAACTGATAAAAAAGTACCAAAATTAATAGAAGGATATGAACTTGCTAAAATTTCAAATATTGTTAAAGATTTAGTAAATGAACAAGCAGAAGTATTAAACCCAAAAGAACTTGCTGATAGAGCAACTAAATTAGGGAAAAAATTTGGTTTTGATGTTGAAATATTAGATGAAAAGAAAGCTCAAAAATTAGGAATGAATGCATATCTTTCTGTTGCAAGAGCTGCTCATCATAGACCTTATGTTATTGTTATGAGATATAAAGGAAATGCTAAATCTAAATATACTTTTGGACTTGTAGGAAAAGGACTTACTTATGATACAGGAGGCTTATCATTAAAACCTACTGATAGTATGCTTACCATGAGATGTGATATGGGTGGAGCAGCAACTATGATAGGAGCTATGTGTTCTGTTGCTAAAATGAAGCTTAAAAAGAATGTAACTTGTGTTGTAGCTGCTTGTGAAAATTCAATAGGACCTAATGCTTATAGACCTGGAGATATTTTAACTGCTATGAATGGAAAAACAATAGAAGTCACTAATACAGATGCTGAAGGAAGATTAACATTAGCCGATGCTTTAACTTATATAGTTAGAAAAGAAAAAGTTAATGAAGTTATAGATGCAGCAACTTTAACAGGAGCTATTATGGTTGCTCTTGGTGAAGATGTCACAGGAGTATTTACTAATGATGAAAAAATGGCTAGAAAAGTTATAGATGCTTCTGAAAATTGGAACGAATATTTCTGGCAAATGCCTATGTTTGATTTATATAAGAAAAACTTAAAATCTTCTTATGCTGATATGCAAAATACTGGTGTAAGATGGGGTGGTTCTACAAATGCTGCTAAATTCTTAGAAGAATTTATAGATGATACAAAATGGGTACACTTAGATATAGCTGGTACTGCTTGGGCAAGTGGAGCTAATCCTTATTATTCTCAAAAAGGTGCAACTGGACAAGTATTTAGAACTGTTTACTCATATATAAAAGATAATAAAAACTAA
- a CDS encoding Crp/Fnr family transcriptional regulator, with the protein MIKTLKETVVFNSIDEKTIKNILEKTKYEIKKYSPNESIAFRGDEVKGLYIILKGTLITEMLTEEGNVIKIEELVPSDVIASAFIFGKKNSFPVDLSVKDEAEILFVERKEFLKLLFSEEKILENFLNEISNKTQLLTNKIWNSFNNKTIKKKFCDYVKKNQKNNLFSIQNLGALAEFFGVERPSLSRVLSELVKDEKLERIGRNKYKILDIEFFEI; encoded by the coding sequence ATGATTAAAACTTTAAAAGAAACAGTTGTTTTTAATAGTATAGATGAGAAAACTATAAAAAATATTTTAGAAAAAACTAAATATGAGATAAAAAAATATTCTCCTAATGAATCAATAGCTTTTAGAGGAGATGAAGTAAAAGGACTTTATATAATATTGAAAGGTACTTTAATCACTGAAATGCTTACAGAAGAAGGGAATGTTATAAAAATTGAAGAATTAGTTCCAAGTGATGTAATAGCTTCAGCTTTTATATTTGGTAAAAAAAATAGTTTTCCTGTTGATTTAAGTGTAAAAGATGAAGCAGAAATACTTTTTGTAGAAAGAAAAGAATTTTTAAAATTATTATTTTCAGAGGAGAAAATTTTAGAAAATTTCTTAAATGAAATTTCAAATAAAACTCAACTTTTAACAAATAAGATTTGGAATAGCTTTAATAATAAAACTATAAAGAAAAAATTCTGTGATTATGTAAAGAAGAATCAAAAAAATAATTTATTTTCTATACAAAATTTAGGTGCATTAGCAGAATTTTTTGGAGTGGAAAGACCTTCTCTTTCAAGAGTTTTAAGTGAATTAGTAAAGGATGAAAAATTAGAAAGAATAGGTAGAAATAAATATAAGATATTAGATATAGAGTTTTTTGAAATTTAA
- a CDS encoding IMPACT family protein has protein sequence MEKIKTVKKECKIEFEEKKSKFIGYVKPVFSKEEAEEYIKYIKNLHSDATHNCSAYKINNNGLEFFKVDDDGEPSGTAGKPMGDIINYMEVSNLVVIATRYFGGIKLGAGGLVRNYAKTAKLAITEAEIIDFIDKIDLIFEIPYERLGEVEKLLKEYEAEVIDKSFLEKIVFKVKINKNFYDNLENYTFINLLDI, from the coding sequence ATGGAAAAAATAAAAACTGTGAAAAAAGAATGTAAAATAGAATTTGAAGAAAAAAAATCAAAATTTATTGGCTATGTAAAGCCAGTATTCTCCAAAGAAGAAGCAGAAGAGTATATAAAATATATAAAAAATCTTCATTCAGATGCAACTCATAATTGTTCAGCCTATAAGATAAATAATAATGGCTTAGAATTTTTTAAGGTTGATGATGATGGTGAACCAAGTGGAACAGCTGGTAAACCTATGGGTGATATTATTAACTATATGGAAGTTAGTAATTTGGTTGTGATTGCTACAAGATATTTTGGGGGAATTAAATTAGGAGCAGGAGGTTTAGTTAGAAATTATGCTAAGACTGCTAAACTTGCTATAACTGAAGCTGAAATTATTGATTTTATTGATAAAATAGATTTAATTTTTGAAATTCCTTATGAAAGATTAGGAGAAGTTGAAAAATTATTAAAAGAGTATGAAGCTGAAGTTATTGATAAATCATTTTTAGAAAAAATAGTTTTCAAAGTTAAGATAAATAAAAATTTTTATGATAATTTAGAAAATTATACATTTATTAATTTGTTAGATATCTAA
- a CDS encoding CoA-disulfide reductase, which translates to MKKVLIVGGVAGGASTATRLRRLDENLEIVIFEKGEYVSFANCGLPYYIGDIIQNRESLLVQTPESLKARFNLDVRVNSEVVGVNGKDKKVKVKTKNGEEYEEIFDFLVLAPGAKPIFPAIKGIENKKIFTLRNINDMDKIKAEIKNHNVKKATVIGGGYVGIETAENLKYLGIDTTLIEAAPHILAPFDSEISNILEYELVNNGINLMISEKVVEFQEDGNEIIIKLESGKIVTTDMLILSIGVSPDTKFLQNSGINLGERGHILVNEKLETNIDGIYALGDSIIVKNYITNQDVAIPLAGPANRQGRIVAGNIVGRNEKYKGSLGTAIIKIFELTGASTGLNERSLKQLNIPYEKVYLHPNNHAAYYPGATAISIKALYNKENGQILGAQAVGISGVDKFIDVIATSIKFKATIDDLTELELAYAPPFLSAKSPANMLGFIGQNIEDNLLGQVFMEDLENYNEKETIILDVREKLELISGKLNNSINIPLSELRKRYTELPKDKEIWTYCAVGLRGYIASRFLTQKGYKVKNLAGGIKIEEKELIKMQEETFSNKENSDYNVDKEDEYLDLSGLSCPGPLVKIKEKIDKLQESKKLKVKVSDPGFYNDIQAWSKVTKNSLLSLDKKDGLTYATLQKGQASKVVVKEQENVIIEDNSNMTMVVFSGDLDKAIAAFIIANGALTMGKKVTMFFTFWGLSILKKKKLAKKSFIEKMFAMMLPKNSQDLPVSKMNFFGIGAKMIRSVMKKKNIMSLEELMKKAKDSGVNITACTMSMDVMGISKEELIDGINYGGVGQYLGETEKSNNNLFI; encoded by the coding sequence ATGAAAAAAGTACTTATAGTTGGTGGAGTTGCAGGAGGAGCCTCTACTGCCACAAGACTTAGAAGATTAGATGAAAATTTAGAAATAGTTATATTTGAAAAAGGAGAATATGTTTCCTTTGCTAACTGTGGATTGCCTTATTATATAGGAGATATAATTCAAAATAGAGAAAGTCTTTTAGTTCAAACTCCTGAAAGTCTTAAAGCTAGATTTAATTTAGATGTAAGAGTAAATAGTGAAGTTGTTGGAGTTAATGGAAAAGATAAAAAAGTAAAAGTTAAAACTAAAAATGGAGAAGAATATGAAGAAATTTTTGATTTTTTAGTTTTAGCTCCAGGGGCAAAACCAATTTTTCCAGCTATAAAAGGAATAGAAAATAAGAAAATATTTACACTTAGAAATATAAATGATATGGATAAAATAAAAGCTGAAATTAAAAATCACAATGTGAAAAAAGCAACTGTTATAGGTGGAGGTTATGTAGGGATTGAAACAGCTGAAAATTTAAAGTATTTAGGAATAGATACGACTTTAATTGAAGCAGCACCTCATATTTTAGCTCCATTTGATAGTGAAATTTCAAATATTTTAGAATATGAACTTGTAAATAATGGAATTAATCTTATGATTTCAGAAAAAGTAGTTGAGTTTCAAGAAGATGGGAATGAAATTATCATTAAGCTTGAAAGTGGAAAAATTGTTACAACAGATATGCTTATATTATCAATAGGAGTTAGCCCAGATACTAAGTTCTTACAAAATTCTGGAATTAATTTAGGAGAAAGAGGACATATTCTTGTCAATGAAAAATTAGAAACTAATATAGATGGAATATATGCTTTAGGAGATAGTATAATTGTAAAAAATTATATAACAAATCAAGATGTTGCAATTCCTTTAGCAGGACCAGCTAATAGACAAGGAAGAATAGTGGCAGGAAATATAGTTGGAAGAAATGAAAAATATAAGGGAAGTTTAGGAACTGCCATTATAAAAATATTTGAATTGACAGGAGCTTCAACTGGATTAAATGAAAGAAGTTTAAAACAATTAAATATACCTTATGAAAAAGTATATTTACATCCTAATAACCATGCAGCTTATTATCCAGGAGCAACAGCGATATCTATAAAAGCTCTATATAATAAAGAAAATGGACAAATATTAGGAGCTCAAGCTGTTGGAATAAGTGGAGTGGACAAGTTTATAGATGTGATAGCAACAAGTATAAAATTTAAAGCTACAATAGATGATTTAACAGAATTAGAGCTTGCTTATGCTCCACCTTTCCTATCAGCAAAATCACCAGCTAATATGCTAGGATTTATTGGACAAAATATAGAGGATAATTTGTTAGGACAAGTATTTATGGAGGATTTAGAAAATTATAATGAAAAGGAAACTATAATTTTAGATGTAAGAGAAAAATTAGAGTTAATAAGTGGAAAACTCAATAATAGTATCAACATTCCTTTGAGTGAGCTTAGAAAAAGATATACTGAACTTCCAAAAGACAAAGAAATTTGGACATATTGTGCTGTTGGCTTGAGAGGATATATAGCATCAAGATTTTTAACTCAAAAAGGCTATAAGGTAAAAAATTTAGCTGGTGGAATAAAAATTGAAGAGAAAGAGCTTATAAAAATGCAAGAAGAAACTTTTTCTAACAAAGAAAACAGTGATTATAATGTTGATAAAGAAGATGAATATCTAGATTTGTCAGGACTTTCTTGTCCAGGACCACTTGTAAAAATAAAAGAAAAAATTGATAAATTACAAGAGAGTAAAAAATTAAAAGTAAAAGTATCAGACCCAGGTTTCTATAATGATATCCAAGCTTGGAGCAAAGTTACAAAAAATTCTCTTTTATCTTTAGATAAAAAAGATGGATTAACATATGCTACTTTACAAAAAGGACAGGCTTCAAAAGTTGTTGTAAAAGAACAAGAAAATGTAATAATTGAAGATAATTCAAATATGACAATGGTAGTTTTTAGTGGAGATTTGGATAAAGCAATAGCAGCCTTTATAATAGCTAATGGGGCTCTTACTATGGGTAAAAAAGTGACAATGTTCTTTACTTTCTGGGGCTTATCTATTTTAAAGAAAAAGAAATTAGCTAAAAAAAGTTTTATTGAAAAAATGTTTGCTATGATGTTGCCTAAAAATAGTCAAGATTTACCAGTTTCAAAGATGAATTTCTTTGGAATTGGTGCTAAGATGATAAGAAGTGTTATGAAGAAAAAGAATATTATGTCATTGGAAGAATTAATGAAAAAAGCAAAAGATTCAGGAGTAAATATAACTGCTTGTACTATGTCTATGGATGTTATGGGTATAAGTAAAGAAGAATTAATAGATGGAATAAATTATGGAGGAGTGGGACAATATTTAGGAGAAACTGAAAAATCAAATAATAATTTATTTATCTAA
- a CDS encoding autotransporter outer membrane beta-barrel domain-containing protein produces the protein MFKNKYLFVLALLVATTSYSEDYTITQETKKESKEILKHEKEDSGKVGTFAKSGNVIVFKENGFLINNGVLKGSIKADGEDTKNEKSKKGEIIVTAQGNGVSGVGYSPYSNKNDINKKIDSVSNNGYISGEANLTGGNAEAFGSIEEVYSAANGISGLALSDFGEGGIVDGPGGATRSGRRKSASLLSTNILASKTAEKNLENKVGEIKKTDPKDFYGKNNKFTLGDITNSETISGKAILKTKEGYIRKDSEAFGGKLAISHQWRTINATSTGNGISNLSYITTVDKYTYSEDKVNGSYIKNIKNSGIISGNVEATTGSGATQTTIRASVTGNGISSAAYSNNFVKSLTEATIDKIQNRGTISGRLKAEVGNNTARGFHEYSNAIITGSANGVSVYSRSSNGQMKNSRAVIGELNNSGSISGNLYAKAGSGYGEVRADVKSSGNGVAIYTESSTKKETKIGNIDNKGMITGKAVIYGGKDKKAMENKTLRDKIFHVPLTNNIAGYSLPDEDVEDDKKAVAEMKKYEKEMANELENKIAKYQKQIENKEKDILAKTPKKPEISETDKKDRDDTFKKYLRDEIKEQQNLIWSGINDTVVAEAKKRKAELEKLGSNATDDEKIKFLEEYKKVLEKRLEESGDPTWKNQEKKNRIAKINDILNKNKVKDIPDSPEILALKKEKAELEKELAKVMDEKKKSDHLAANIHTETGVVASGNGISINDGKEDGVVLGSLKNSGVISGETEIHHGNSQRKYSRIAHKNSGAGIAVGGNVEGKIENTGIISGTEFALLAKGKRNDAYGIDKENVTYESGFKGGVDNYGILAGRIIIGGYQSAHTGSHGEWGKIEEEYGYFETIYKDKKHYNNKGIFLVLDRNGEVRKVIGEDKETIHNGRTVKNVLDINGTYEGDISNKIINGVGKDGVVVAKENQNKNIENSIINGFKNAIKVKKNGLVKISNSTINANGFGKSYAILGDEGANEVEITNKSIINGKIDLGAGDDRLTLSGNYRLNREVDLGAGNNTLAFGKKENGIRSTSSYSTFGASSTNTSVFNGTVNNANKVEVNENTAFSSNSRINGVNELNLANGKTLDYYFVDKENQAFAELAKSNRNLKVNGSGKVNLVPIGSKVQIGYEKDLLGFSFGNNLLKPNSNGGTTPPNNGRVTSPNNNPRNNTPGNRGGFFIDPRLTPFDRYSKGAFDAYIADYKSTGIDFLKDYKSTQEVFKNYLYNLTNNNPVGYLKDSAIDTVLAYHKTNTNSNFAKKGQTTVSGETFNIRNKYYENNKVVSNGASAEISYGTSDNTNIGLNIGGGQSKVKTSNENIKSEVLVLGVNAEYKVKNFSWKNEISYGRIKPKKYSALDTYSLYSQLGYNIPLSETWSLTPKVSVFLSKVKQKEMTVNNIKVAKDDDTFVETTVGTELNKKFMFGNNGINFGLGVDYSMVKDLDDSKAHFVGGSTEFDLRNYDRKNRATAEIKFGYEHISGITATFRIRKNKDITSSGFGLGYKF, from the coding sequence ATGTTTAAAAATAAGTATTTATTTGTATTAGCACTTCTTGTGGCAACAACTTCTTATTCAGAAGACTATACTATAACACAAGAAACTAAAAAAGAATCAAAAGAGATATTAAAACATGAAAAGGAAGATAGTGGTAAAGTAGGAACATTTGCTAAAAGTGGAAATGTCATTGTATTTAAAGAAAATGGTTTTTTAATAAATAATGGAGTTTTAAAAGGTAGTATAAAAGCAGATGGAGAAGATACGAAAAATGAAAAATCTAAAAAAGGTGAAATAATTGTTACAGCACAGGGAAACGGAGTTTCAGGAGTAGGCTATTCTCCTTATAGTAATAAAAATGATATAAACAAAAAAATAGATTCTGTATCAAATAATGGTTATATATCTGGTGAGGCAAATTTAACAGGAGGTAATGCAGAAGCATTTGGTTCAATAGAAGAAGTATACTCTGCTGCTAATGGGATATCTGGATTAGCTTTATCTGACTTTGGAGAAGGTGGAATAGTTGATGGACCAGGAGGAGCAACTAGAAGTGGAAGAAGAAAATCAGCAAGTTTACTTTCTACAAACATTTTAGCTTCTAAAACAGCAGAAAAAAATTTAGAAAATAAAGTTGGTGAAATTAAAAAAACGGATCCAAAAGACTTTTATGGAAAAAATAATAAATTCACTTTGGGAGATATCACAAATAGTGAAACTATTTCAGGAAAAGCAATACTAAAAACTAAAGAAGGATATATTAGAAAAGATTCTGAAGCCTTTGGAGGAAAGTTAGCAATATCGCATCAATGGAGAACTATAAATGCTACATCAACAGGAAATGGGATTTCAAATCTATCCTATATCACTACAGTAGATAAATATACTTATTCAGAAGATAAAGTAAATGGTTCATATATAAAAAATATTAAAAACTCTGGAATTATTTCAGGAAATGTTGAAGCAACTACTGGAAGTGGAGCAACTCAAACAACTATTAGAGCCTCAGTAACAGGAAATGGAATTTCATCTGCAGCATATTCTAATAATTTTGTTAAAAGTTTAACAGAAGCTACTATTGATAAAATTCAAAATAGAGGGACTATTTCAGGAAGATTAAAAGCAGAAGTTGGAAATAATACTGCAAGAGGTTTTCATGAATATTCTAATGCAATTATAACTGGTTCAGCAAATGGAGTTTCTGTATATAGCAGATCAAGTAATGGACAAATGAAAAATTCAAGAGCAGTTATAGGAGAATTAAATAATTCAGGATCTATCTCTGGAAACCTATATGCAAAAGCAGGTTCAGGTTATGGAGAAGTAAGAGCTGATGTAAAATCTTCTGGTAATGGAGTTGCTATATACACAGAAAGTAGTACCAAAAAAGAAACTAAAATTGGAAATATTGACAATAAAGGTATGATTACTGGAAAAGCCGTTATCTATGGTGGTAAAGATAAGAAAGCTATGGAAAATAAAACATTAAGAGATAAAATATTCCATGTACCTTTAACTAATAATATTGCAGGATACTCATTACCTGATGAAGATGTTGAAGATGATAAAAAGGCTGTTGCTGAAATGAAAAAATATGAAAAAGAAATGGCTAATGAGTTAGAAAATAAAATAGCGAAATATCAAAAACAAATAGAAAATAAAGAAAAAGATATTTTAGCTAAAACTCCTAAAAAACCAGAAATAAGTGAGACTGATAAAAAAGATAGAGATGATACTTTTAAAAAATATCTAAGAGATGAAATTAAAGAGCAACAAAATTTAATATGGAGTGGAATTAATGATACAGTAGTAGCTGAAGCCAAAAAAAGAAAAGCAGAACTTGAAAAACTTGGAAGCAATGCAACAGATGATGAAAAAATAAAATTTTTAGAAGAATATAAGAAAGTGCTAGAAAAAAGATTAGAAGAGTCTGGCGATCCTACTTGGAAAAATCAAGAAAAGAAAAATAGAATTGCAAAAATAAATGATATTTTAAATAAAAATAAAGTAAAAGATATTCCAGATAGTCCTGAAATATTGGCTTTAAAGAAAGAAAAAGCAGAATTAGAAAAAGAATTAGCAAAAGTAATGGATGAAAAGAAGAAAAGTGACCACTTAGCAGCTAATATTCATACAGAAACAGGTGTAGTAGCTAGTGGAAATGGAATATCTATAAATGATGGAAAAGAAGATGGAGTTGTACTTGGAAGTCTAAAAAATAGTGGTGTAATCAGTGGAGAAACAGAAATACATCATGGAAATTCTCAAAGAAAATATTCAAGAATTGCTCATAAAAATAGTGGAGCAGGAATTGCTGTTGGAGGAAATGTAGAAGGAAAAATAGAAAATACAGGTATAATATCTGGAACAGAGTTTGCTCTTTTAGCCAAAGGAAAAAGAAATGATGCCTATGGAATAGATAAAGAAAATGTGACATATGAATCAGGATTTAAAGGTGGAGTAGATAATTATGGTATTTTAGCAGGAAGAATAATTATAGGTGGTTACCAATCTGCTCACACTGGCTCTCATGGAGAATGGGGAAAAATAGAAGAAGAATATGGATACTTTGAAACTATCTATAAAGATAAAAAGCATTATAATAATAAAGGAATATTTTTAGTTCTTGATAGAAATGGAGAAGTAAGAAAAGTCATAGGTGAAGATAAAGAAACTATCCATAATGGAAGAACAGTAAAAAATGTTTTAGATATAAATGGTACTTATGAAGGAGATATCAGCAACAAAATTATAAATGGTGTTGGAAAAGATGGAGTTGTTGTTGCAAAAGAAAATCAAAATAAAAATATTGAAAATAGTATAATAAATGGTTTTAAAAATGCAATAAAAGTTAAAAAGAATGGTCTAGTAAAAATTTCAAATTCAACTATTAATGCTAATGGTTTTGGAAAATCTTATGCAATTTTAGGAGATGAAGGAGCAAATGAAGTTGAAATAACTAATAAATCAATTATTAATGGAAAGATTGATTTAGGAGCAGGAGATGATAGACTTACATTAAGTGGAAATTACAGATTAAATAGAGAAGTTGATTTAGGAGCTGGGAATAATACATTAGCATTTGGAAAAAAAGAAAATGGAATAAGAAGTACATCATCTTATTCAACATTTGGTGCAAGTTCAACAAATACTTCTGTATTTAATGGAACAGTAAATAATGCAAATAAAGTTGAAGTAAATGAGAATACTGCTTTTTCTTCAAATTCAAGAATAAATGGAGTCAATGAATTAAATTTAGCTAATGGAAAAACATTAGATTATTACTTTGTTGATAAAGAAAATCAAGCATTTGCAGAGTTAGCAAAAAGTAATAGAAATTTAAAAGTTAATGGAAGTGGAAAAGTAAATCTTGTACCTATTGGAAGTAAAGTTCAAATTGGTTATGAAAAAGATTTATTAGGATTTAGTTTTGGTAACAACCTATTAAAACCAAATAGTAATGGAGGAACAACACCTCCAAATAATGGAAGAGTGACTTCACCAAATAATAACCCAAGAAATAATACACCAGGAAATAGAGGAGGATTCTTTATAGATCCAAGACTTACTCCATTTGATAGATATTCAAAGGGTGCTTTTGATGCTTATATAGCTGATTATAAATCAACAGGAATAGATTTCTTAAAAGATTATAAGTCAACTCAAGAAGTATTTAAAAATTATTTATATAATTTAACAAATAATAATCCAGTTGGATATTTAAAAGATTCGGCAATAGATACTGTATTAGCATATCATAAAACAAATACAAATAGTAATTTTGCTAAAAAAGGACAAACAACAGTAAGTGGAGAAACTTTTAATATCAGAAATAAATATTATGAAAATAATAAAGTAGTTTCTAATGGTGCCTCAGCAGAAATAAGTTATGGTACAAGTGATAATACTAATATAGGATTAAATATTGGTGGTGGACAAAGTAAAGTTAAAACATCAAATGAAAATATAAAATCAGAAGTTTTAGTGCTTGGTGTAAATGCAGAATATAAAGTCAAGAATTTCTCTTGGAAAAATGAAATATCTTATGGAAGAATAAAACCTAAAAAATATTCAGCATTGGATACATATTCTCTATATTCTCAATTAGGATACAATATTCCATTATCTGAAACTTGGAGCTTAACACCAAAAGTATCTGTTTTCCTTTCAAAAGTTAAACAAAAAGAAATGACAGTTAATAATATAAAAGTTGCAAAAGATGATGATACTTTTGTTGAAACAACTGTTGGAACAGAATTAAATAAGAAATTTATGTTTGGAAATAATGGAATAAATTTTGGACTTGGTGTTGATTATTCAATGGTTAAAGATTTAGATGATTCTAAGGCACATTTTGTAGGTGGAAGCACAGAATTTGATTTAAGAAATTATGACAGAAAAAATAGAGCCACTGCTGAAATAAAATTTGGATATGAACATATAAGTGGAATAACTGCTACATTTAGAATTAGAAAAAATAAAGATATAACAAGTTCTGGTTTTGGACTTGGATATAAGTTCTAA
- a CDS encoding winged helix-turn-helix transcriptional regulator: protein MDKNKKYNCFFEFTLDIVGGKWKPIILYYININSVARHSELKRFIPSINERMLTRQLRELEEDNLIERKVYPVVPPKVEYKLTEYGKSLIPILKSLVLWGKDYAKAIKFDNFKMNLPEE, encoded by the coding sequence ATGGATAAAAATAAAAAATATAATTGTTTTTTTGAATTTACATTGGATATAGTTGGTGGAAAATGGAAACCAATTATTTTATATTATATAAACATTAATTCTGTTGCTCGTCACAGTGAATTAAAAAGATTTATTCCATCTATCAATGAAAGAATGCTTACTAGACAATTAAGAGAATTAGAAGAAGATAATTTAATAGAAAGAAAAGTTTATCCTGTCGTTCCTCCAAAGGTTGAATATAAATTAACAGAATATGGAAAAAGCTTAATTCCTATATTAAAATCTCTTGTGTTATGGGGAAAGGATTATGCAAAAGCTATAAAATTTGATAATTTTAAAATGAACTTACCAGAAGAATAA
- a CDS encoding deoxycytidylate deaminase: protein MRENYINWDSYFMGIAILSSMRSKDPNTQVGACIVNEDKRIVGVGYNGLPKGCDDKEFPWQRDGEFLNTKYPYVCHAELNAILNSIKSLKDCIIYVALFPCHECTKAIIQSGIKEIVYLSDKYTDTDSNRASKKMLDSAGVKYRRFEPDIEKLEINFANIE, encoded by the coding sequence ATGAGAGAAAATTATATAAATTGGGATAGTTATTTTATGGGGATAGCAATTTTATCCTCTATGAGAAGTAAAGACCCTAATACACAAGTTGGTGCTTGTATAGTTAATGAAGATAAAAGAATAGTTGGTGTAGGATATAATGGTTTACCAAAGGGTTGTGATGATAAAGAATTCCCTTGGCAAAGAGATGGAGAATTTTTAAATACAAAATATCCTTATGTTTGTCATGCAGAATTAAATGCAATATTAAATAGTATAAAATCTTTAAAAGATTGTATTATTTATGTGGCTCTTTTTCCTTGTCATGAATGTACTAAGGCTATTATTCAAAGTGGAATAAAAGAAATTGTATATTTGTCTGATAAATATACAGATACTGATTCTAATAGAGCCTCAAAAAAGATGTTAGATTCAGCAGGTGTAAAATATAGAAGATTTGAGCCAGATATAGAAAAATTAGAAATAAATTTTGCTAATATTGAATAG